The following nucleotide sequence is from Kineobactrum salinum.
TTAACATGGACGATAGCCCGCCCGCTATCGGCAAAGAGCCAGATATTATCTGGGCCAGGTGTTGCCATGGAATCAGCACGTTTCAGCCCCAACAACTTTTCATAAAACGTGAGCGTCTCTTCGAAGTGCTTTTCTGTAGTACGAATATTGATATGACCTATACGATCTATCATCTTAACCACCTATCACTAGCGAACCAAATAACTTTATTCATCTCGACACAGACTCTTTAGCGTGTCACGAATTCCATCGTAACATCGCTCTTCACAATGGGTTCAAGTGTTCGATTAGTCACAGTTTTAGTCCGTGTTAGAAAGTCGATCGCATCACGACCGTGCATCTTGGTCTCTGTGAAAGCACTATCTTTCCAACCTGCAAAACCATGAAAATATACCGGGGAGGGAATAGGCACATTTATACCAATTTGACCGGCTTGCGCATCATCAGTAAAACGTGTTGCTATCGATCCGTCTCGTGTAAAAATAGCAGCTCCATTTCCAAAGTCGCTGGCGGAGATGATTTCAATAGCCTCTTCATATGTGTCTACACGCACGATTGAAAGAACCGGACCGAATATCTCATCTCTATGGGCAGCCATGTCCGGAGATACATGGTCTATGATCGTCGGTCCGATATACCATCCCTCGCCTTCCTTTGAAAATTCCGCCCTGCCATCAAGAACGATCTCAGCACCCTCGTTAGCAGCCGTTTCAATGCAATCAGCTATACGCCGTTTGCTCTGTTCACTAATCACTGGACCCAACTGCGCCGAAGCATCGTCAATACCACCTACCGGAATTGACGCAGCACGACTCTTTATGGCCTCCACCAGAAAATCTCCGATTTCACCCACCGCCACTACGACCGAAACTGCCATGCAACGCTGTCCCGCCGCGCCAAAAGCTGAGGAAACTGCCGCATTCGCAGCAAAATCAATATCTGTGTCGGGCATAATGACCAGATGATTCTTGCCGCCGCCAAACGCCTGGACCCGTTTTTTCCGGGCAACGCCTCTTTCTCTGACTTCTCGCGCAACGGGAGTGGAACCTACGAAAGTGATGGCTGCCACGTCAGGGTGCTCTATAATTCGGTCTACGACCAACCGATCACCCATAACGACATTAAAAACTCCATCAGGAAGACCAGCTTCAGTGAACAATTCCGCTATCCGCAGTAACGCAGCAGGATTTCGTTCGCTCGGCTTGAGAACAACAGTATTACCACAAGCAATCGCCATCATGCTCTGCAGGAGAGGTATCATGACTGGAAAGTTGAAAGGACTAATCGCCGCCACGACACCCACGGGATAGCGGACCTCATAGGTGTTGATGCCGGTAGCCACACCGCGCGTATATGGAGTCGCCGAAAGAACCGTTGTTGCCGTCGCATGCCCGATAATCTCAACAGATCGAGTCACCTCCGCGGTCGCATCTGCCAGCGTCTTACCGGTCTGTTCAACAACCAATTGAATAATCTGCTCACGGTTATCCGCCAGTGCCTGCCGAATATCATATATCTTGTCGATGCGCTGCTGCAGCCCCAACTTTGACCAATTACGGAAAGCCGTTTTCGCTGCAAGCACCGCTAAATCAACATCTTTCTCAAGGCCAAGTTTTACCTTGCCAGCCTCCTTTCCCGTCGACGGATTGTAGATCGGCATCGATTTTCCGGACGAAGGTTCCGAACGCCCTGAAATAAAATGTGTAAACTCCGACATAAAACCTCTTGAACTCCCTAATATTATATGACCACCGGGTAGAACTGATTCGTAGCGATTAATTGCCATCAGGCCGAACGTATTTCAATAACCTAATTGAATTAATAGATTTCTCAACTGATGCTCGGAGTCAAAACCAAAGATCATAAACTGGCCAATCAAGACAAGATGATAATAGGCCGCGACAACTCTAAACCTGAATCAATATTTCAACTACTTACACTATGAGTTTGGGTCAAATACGGTCCAATACAAAATAGTCATTATTAGTATGATTCACGGATATAGCATGGCCCACTGGTTCTACTTAATCACGCTAATAAGCCCATTTCTGGCGGCTCGTTCCCGTAAGCTCCTTCATGAACCCGAAGCCTCCAGGAACTGCGTCTTCCACCTGGTGATTTGATTCGGGTGAACATCGAAACGCTCAGCGATCTCGCCATGGTCTGTTGCTCTGAGATCCTCATATTAAAGATGAATAGAGTTTATGAAAACTTGGTCTTCGCACTAAGGGGATTTCTCATCTAATGTGGAAAAAATCTCAGGCCTGGTGATTACAGAATATTACCTAGTACAGAATATTACCCAATAGAATATTACCCAACTAGAGTCAACTGAAGAATTATCCTGTAAGACGAAAATACAAAAACGACGAGTTCAGTATTCCAACTCACACTCAATACCGGCAAGCATCCAACTACCGAAGAGTCACTCAATGCCAACAGAGTTATTACCCCATGTAGTAGCACTCTGCGCTACAGGACTGATTTAGTTTCAATCTGGTGCATAATTCACTGACATTTTGGAGGCTTGACATTGGCCATTAACCCACCGCAGGAAAAAGTTTGGTTGAATTTCGATCAAAAGGCACTCAATGCAGCATATGACCAACAGGTTTATGCGCCGAACCATGTTCAGATAATAAAAAGGATGGAGAAAAACAGCGTCCTTATGCGGCAGCGCATAGGCGAGCCACATACTTTCAGTTATGGGCCTTCTCCAATCGAAAAGTTGTTTTATTATCCTGCCTCTGAACCGGATTCACCGATCCATATCCATGTACATGGCGGTGCCTGGCGACAAAGGAAGGCAGAAAGCATGTTGTTTCCCGCAGAAGCTTTTGTCAAAGCCGGTATCGGTTTTGCCATTTTCGATTTTATATCAGTCGAGGAAACAAATGGCGACCTCAATCCTATGCTGACACAAATTTGTAGTGGACTGGCCTGGCTCGCAAAAAACGCAAGAACTCTGGGTGGTGATCCAGATCGCCTTTATCTATCAGGATTTTCTTCTGGGGCACACCTTGGCAGCGCAGCCATTGTGGCGGACTGGAATCCATTTGGTTTTGAAAAAATCCCTTACAAGGGTGCGGTACTGATCAGTGGGATGTATGATTTGCATCCGGTGAGACTGTCAAATCGTTCTGAGTATGTCAGGTTTACGGATGAGATCGTGGATATGATGAGTGCCCAACGGCATGTCGATAAATTCAATATCCCCGTCATTCTCTCGCATGGCAGTGACGAAACCCCTGAATTTAAACGTCAAACACGAGAATTTGCCGAGACCCTGAGGATCGCTGGCAAGCCCGTACAGTACCTTTCAATCGAAGGTTACAATCATTATGAATTAATGGAATCTTTAGGCAACCCCTACAGTCCGCTCGGCAGCGCTGCAATTGCACAAACTCGCGAAAACTCTTAGGCTCGGGAAGAGAAGGGCCTCTTCAAGGGACGCGTCGGATCATCCGCTGGTAAATGGGTTTCAGCGCATGGTAGGTCTCGAGGTACAGGGCCAGCAGTCTGTCGTAGCGCTCGCGACGGCCGGGATCGGGCCGGAACACCTGCTCCACCGTGACCATACGCCGCGCGGCCTGTGGCACCGATTCGAACAGCCCCACCCCCGCCCCGGCCAGGATCGCGGCACCGAGCACACCGGTGTCGGCAAAACACAGCCTGCGCAGTTCGATATTCAGCACATCCGCACGAATCTGGCACCACAGCCCCGACTGACTGCCACCGCCCCCAGATACAGAAATGGATAGGAACGTCCGGCAGCCTCGGCCACACTGTCATACAACAGGCGAGCGGAACAGGCGACGCCTTCCAGCACCGCCAGCGCCATATCGCCGATGCCGGTGTCGGCCTCGATGCCGAGGAAGCTGCCGCGGCTGTAGGGGTCCCACAGCGGCGCCCGCTCGCCCTGCAGATGCGGCAGGAACAGTAGCCGTCCCTGGCTGCGGTCAACCGCCGCCGCCTCGGCCAGCACGGTATCCACCGCCTGACCGACACATTCCGCAAACCAGCGCAGGGAATCGCCGCCGCTCTGGGTGGGGCCGGCATGAACATACCAGTCTGCCACCGGCAGGAAACTGAGTACGCCTGCGGTCGCAACCCTGCGATCCGACACCAGTGTGATGATCTCGCTGGTCCCGCTGAAATAGGCGCCCTCGCCGATCCCGGCGACACCGGAGCCAAACATGTTGCTCCAGGCATCCATGGTGCCCGTGACCACCGGTACGCCGAGACCACGGCTGCGCTCCGGCAGCGTGAGGCCCAGCACCCGTTCCATCGGCTGCAACGGGGGCAGGCGCCGGGCCGCACCGGGCACCAGCGCCAGCAGCGGCTCCAGGTAGACCCCGCACTGATCCACCAGTCCGAAGGAACTGACCGGATCACTGGCCACCTTGCCGGTCAGCTGCAACAGGCAGTAATCCTTGGGGGAAAGCACCCAGCGGGTCTGCTCCCACTCTGCCGGGGCGTGGGCCGCCACCCAGGCCATCCGGGCCAGCGGATGACTGGCATCGATGGGCACCGGCGCGCCCCACCAGGCCTGCTTCTGCTCCGGGCTGAGCTGGCTGTCCAGGGTTTCCGCCTCCTGCGCGGCCCTGCCATCCTGCCAGACGATGGCCGGCAGCAGCGCCCGTCCCGCGGCATCGACGAAGACATGGGTATTGACCTGGCTGCACAGGCCCAGCGCGGCTATCGACAACTGGCTGCGGCCTTCGAGCAACTCGGCCAGAATGTCGTCGATCGCCGTCAGCCAGTCGGCCGCCGCCTGCTCAACGAAGCAGTGGCGCGAGCGGGCGGTGGGATAGCGCCGCGAGGCCTGGGCAAGCAGCTCGCCATCGGCGCCAAACAGCCCCCCTTTACCGCCGTGGTACCGACATCGATTCCCAGCAGGTACTGCGCTGTCTCAGCCATCCAGAGACTCCCGTACCGCGCGCAGGAACCCGCTCAGCACCTCCGGCCCCTGCTGGGCCAACTGCAGGCAACGGGAGCCGATCACCACACCATTGGCGCCCATCGCGACCGCCTCTGCCGCCTGCTGTGGTGTACTGATACCGAATCCCAGCAGAATCGGCTGGGCCAGTCCCCGGGCCCGCAACTGCTTTATATGCAGTGCATTGCGCGGATCCAGCATCTGCCGGGCGCCGGTGGGACCGGGGGCGGCCTGCAGCATCAGATAGGCCTCGGATGCGCGCGCCGCCTCCACGGCGGCCGGGTCCAGCTCCCAGTCGACGAACCGGACCTGGCGGATATCGTGGTGCCGGCTCACGGCCAGAATCTCGTCGCGCCGGGGGCAGGCGTCCAGGCCCAGCATCAGCAGACCATCGAGCAGTGGCAGCGCTGCGCACTGCAGAAAAGCATCCAGATCGATCGCCGTATAGCTCATGCAGAGCACGGCCGGCCCGCCGTCTATCGACCGCACGACCCCGGCTGTGGCGGCCAGGGCCGGGTAAATGTCGGGATTCGCAGCGCCCCGTGCCATGGCATTGCGGACCGCCGCGCCATCCATGAAAGGATCGGCAGTGGGCAGGCCCAGCTCCACCACATCGACGCCGCAGTCGGCGTAGATCCGCAGCAGCTCCGGCGGCATCGCCGGATCGCCGACGGGGAAGTAGCAGGTCAGCAGCGGCCGGCCACTGGCGAGGCGCCAATCCAGCCGGTTGCGGCGGCTGTCCTGTTGTTCAGATGGCGTGTCTGAGATTTGCGAACAGTGCAGATATGACATCACGAAAGCGGACTCACAAGTTTGTTGCAGGGAGTCAGGAAACGACACTGGCCCGTCGATTCCTGCGGCATGCTCCCGCCCATCGCGGGACAGCGGGCCGACCGTCAGAACATGCGTTTTACCGACAGCGACCATTCCCGCGGCCGGGCATAGACGCCTTCCACATAGCCAAAGCCGTTGAACTCGTTGTTGCCGGTAATCAGGTAGCTACGGTCCGATAGATTGCGCACCTGCAAGGCCAGCTGCCAGGTTTCCGCCGCGGTGGTATAGGTGACGCCGGCATTGAACAGATGCAGTGCCTGCTGGGCAATGGCCTCGGTGTTGGCCGCATCGTTGTACACTTTATCGCGATAGCTCCAGTCGCCGCGCAGGGTGAGTTCGCCAAGATCCCCGACAGACGCCGTGTAGGCCAGCGAGCCCGACAGTGACCACTCGGGGGAATTGACGAAACTGTCGCCCTCATCAATGCCCTGGGCGGGGTCAAAGTCATTGTCGAAATCGGTGTACTGGGTGTCGAGATAGCCCAGGCCAAACTGTAACTCCAGCGCCGGCGTCAGCAGTAGTCCAAGTTCCAGTTCGCCACCGTAAACCTCCCCCGCTGCAGCGTTGCCTGTACCCGGCGCCACCACATCGATGATCTTCACCTGGATATCGTCGTAGTCGGTGTAGAAAATCGCGCTTTCCAGCCGGATGGTATCCGCGCTGTTGCTCCATTTCGCCCCCAGTTCATACACCTGCACCTGCTCCGGGTCGAAGGAGCCCGGCACTTCCCGCGGTGGAAATACGCGCTGGTTGAAACCGCCACTCTTGAAACCCTCGGAATAGGAGATATAGGTCATCAACCGGTCGGTCCAGTGGTAGTCCAGGCCAGCGGTCACCGAGAAGTCATCGAAGTCCTGGCTGTATTCCTGGAACGGCAGGATACGCTGGCCGTCGGTGAACCCCGCGCCGCCAAACAGCGGTTGGGTAAACTCATTGAACAGCACCTGCTGGTCCGGTGTAAAACGCTTGGTCTCCTCGGTATAGCGGGCCCCGACATTGAGCCTGAGACGGTCGCTGAGATCATAGGAGGAATGGGCGAACAGCGCCCAGCTGTCGCTGTCGATGGCGCCACCACTCTGGATATCCAGCACTGCGGTGCGCACCAGGTTCAGGTTGTCACCGTCTTCCTGGAAATAATAGGCGCCCAGCAACCAGTCCAGCCGCTCATCCAGCGCCACGCCACTGAACTGGAATTCCTGGCTGAACTGGTCGTGCTCCATGTCGTCGAAGGTTTCCACAATAACGAAGGGCGAGTTGTCCGAATCGCGTCCAAACTGGCTGTCAAAACCCCGTTGCGCGGTGATGGACTTGAGGCTGAAGGCCTCGAAATCGTAGTTGAGCGTGAGCGACACACCGTAGACATCCAGGTCTGAGCGGGCGAGCTCATTGCGCCCCTGCGAAGTCGCGAATTTGCCGCCGACCAGGTAGCGCGCATCGTAGGGTTGCACGCCCAAAAAAGGTGCTATCACTCCGTTGAAGGGCGCGAAGGTCGGCGCCCCCGCCTCCGGGTTGAAGTCCAGGATTTTCTGCGCCATCGCCTGTTCGCGCCGGTAGGTGGCATCGGCCGCGAAGATCATGGAGAAATTCTCGGTGGGATGAAAATCCACTATCAGACTGCCCAGTTGAGCATCGGTATCGCCCAGGTCCGGTCCACCGCCCAGATTCTCGACGTAGCCATCCTGATTCAGGTTGGCATAGGCAAGCCTGACCGCCAGGGTATCCGAGAGTGGCAGATCCACCGAAGCCTTGAAATCCCTGCGCTGATCGGTACCCAGTTTGAGTTCCACACTGCCGCCCAGTTCTGCCCCGGGTTTGCGGGAAATCACATTGATCGCACCGCCGATGGTGTTCTTGCCAAACAACGTACCCTGGGGGCCTCGCAATACTTCCACCTGCTCCACATCGGCCAGTTCCAGCACCCCACCCACGGAGCGCGCAATATAGACGCCATCGAGATAGAGGCCGACCCCCGGGTCGGTCACCAGCGCGAAGTCCGTCTGGCCGATGCCGCGAATGAAAATCGATGCGGCCGACTTGCTGCCCGATATCGGCGCGGAGGAATCAAACACCAGATTCGGCGTAGCCTCGGCGATCTGGGAGATATTGCTGATCTGGCGCGCCGCGAGTTCGTTGGCGGTGAATGCCGTTACTGAAACCGGCGTACTTTGCAGGCTCTCGGCCCTGCGCCGCGCGGTTACCACGACCTCCTCCAGCGTCGCCCCGGGCTGAGCGGCCACTGCGTTGACGCAGAGGCCGCTGACTCCCAGGCCGGTGACGCAGGAGAGGAATGCCGAAATTGCCCTGCCGTTGCCCTTTGCCATTCATCTACCCCCAGACTCGATCTTGTTTGTGTATGTCCAGGGATTGAATCTACGGCGCGACAGCCGCGGAATATAGCCGTATTCCGTGACCACTAGCCACTTATTGCAGGAAAGGGCAAACAGGAAGCGGCTGCTCAGCGACGCCGGGTTGCAGAAGGCTTCTCGCCAAACCTCTGGGCGTAGTCTCTCGCGAATCGGCCCATATGGGAGAAACCCCATTTACAGGCAATCTCGGTGATGGTGGTCGAGGAGGACGAGTGTGTCAGTTCCTGCCTGACCTTCTCCAGCCGCAGGTTGCGGACATAGGCGTACGGCGTTACGCCCACAAAACGCTTGAAGGCGTAGAACAGCGCCCGCTCGGTGACACCCGCGGCCAGCGCCAGCTCCTCCACCCGGATGTCACCCTGCAGGTGGGCATGGATGTAGTCCCGCGCCTTGACCACATAGTGCGGCAGCACGGGATTGCGCTGGGCCACCAGAGCGTCGGTGTAATTGTGCGGCTGACAGGTCAGCAACAGATTGAACAGGGTTTTTTCGAGAGAGGAGACACCGGGACCAAAGCCGAGCACCGGGCTGTTCTCCCGCGCCTGGTTGACCAGGTAACTGACATATTCACTGATCGCGCGGCCGGAAGGCGAGGCCAGATCGATCAGCGGGCTGAACTCCAGCGGCTGTGTCGGCACACAGCCAATCGCCTCGGCAAGGCAGCCCTCCAGCTTGCGCCGGTCGATCTTTATCATCACCTCCGCGCAATCCGACGACCAACGCGATCTGACAGGCTTCTCCGGTGACAGCAGGGCCGCCATACCGGGCCGGTTGATATAGTCCTGATCGCCGTATTGCAGCCGCACCCTGCCGGCCAGCGGCAGCTCCAGCATATAGAACTCTTCGAACGGGCCTATGTTGATGGCGACGTCGGCGCCGTACTGCAGGAAGTTCAGCGAGGTGTCGCGCAGCGCAAACCGGTGGTAGCGGGCATTGACCTGGCTGGCGCGGTCGTTGAGCAGCAGCTTGTGGGGGCAATAGGCACTGGCGACATTGTCGACCACCTCATCCAGGCGGGTAGAGGCAAAAACACTGTATTTTTCAAGAGGTGATGTCACAGCGTTCTGAAACACAGTCATGTCCTCCGCCAGCGGCCCTTGCTCGGCACTATTCTAGGGCACATCGGAGCAGTTCGATAGTGCCTCAGCGGCGCCCTATTCCCCGGTATAGGCCTGCGCCCCCTTTTCCGGTCTCAGCTCCGGGGCCCGGCCAGTTTGGCCCTGGCCAGGTCCTGGCAGCGGCCAACCGTCAAACAGGTTCATGTGAATCAGGATAACGGGGAAGGTAATCGACAGCATCGCATTGGCCAACCACAATTCAGCGGCGTAGGTGGGGCCTCCGGACGACTGGCCGGGGGCCATCAGCGCCATCGCCTGCCCGTAAGCCAGATAGAGTACTAGGCCCGCCAGCGAACTGGCAACCAGCAAGGCCAGTCCACGCAATGGCTGCGGTCGATGGCTGAGGAAACGGCCGCCCGCCACATCTGTCACCATGAATACGCCAAACATGAAGGCGACCGGTCCCGCCACCATGAAGGCGACGACATCCACACCCACAAGACCGGTGAACGTCCCCATCAGCAGTCCGGCCAGCAACAGCACGGCCACCGCCGTGATCAATCCTGTCCAGGGCTGCCCGAGCCTGTGCGCAACCGTCAGCGGCATTTGTTCAAACAGGCTCAACGCAAATAT
It contains:
- the mmsA gene encoding CoA-acylating methylmalonate-semialdehyde dehydrogenase, which encodes MAINRYESVLPGGHIILGSSRGFMSEFTHFISGRSEPSSGKSMPIYNPSTGKEAGKVKLGLEKDVDLAVLAAKTAFRNWSKLGLQQRIDKIYDIRQALADNREQIIQLVVEQTGKTLADATAEVTRSVEIIGHATATTVLSATPYTRGVATGINTYEVRYPVGVVAAISPFNFPVMIPLLQSMMAIACGNTVVLKPSERNPAALLRIAELFTEAGLPDGVFNVVMGDRLVVDRIIEHPDVAAITFVGSTPVAREVRERGVARKKRVQAFGGGKNHLVIMPDTDIDFAANAAVSSAFGAAGQRCMAVSVVVAVGEIGDFLVEAIKSRAASIPVGGIDDASAQLGPVISEQSKRRIADCIETAANEGAEIVLDGRAEFSKEGEGWYIGPTIIDHVSPDMAAHRDEIFGPVLSIVRVDTYEEAIEIISASDFGNGAAIFTRDGSIATRFTDDAQAGQIGINVPIPSPVYFHGFAGWKDSAFTETKMHGRDAIDFLTRTKTVTNRTLEPIVKSDVTMEFVTR
- a CDS encoding alpha/beta hydrolase, with the protein product MAINPPQEKVWLNFDQKALNAAYDQQVYAPNHVQIIKRMEKNSVLMRQRIGEPHTFSYGPSPIEKLFYYPASEPDSPIHIHVHGGAWRQRKAESMLFPAEAFVKAGIGFAIFDFISVEETNGDLNPMLTQICSGLAWLAKNARTLGGDPDRLYLSGFSSGAHLGSAAIVADWNPFGFEKIPYKGAVLISGMYDLHPVRLSNRSEYVRFTDEIVDMMSAQRHVDKFNIPVILSHGSDETPEFKRQTREFAETLRIAGKPVQYLSIEGYNHYELMESLGNPYSPLGSAAIAQTRENS
- a CDS encoding FGGY-family carbohydrate kinase — its product is MSVSGGGGSQSGLWCQIRADVLNIELRRLCFADTGVLGAAILAGAGVGLFESVPQAARRMVTVEQVFRPDPGRRERYDRLLALYLETYHALKPIYQRMIRRVP
- a CDS encoding xylulokinase encodes the protein MFGADGELLAQASRRYPTARSRHCFVEQAAADWLTAIDDILAELLEGRSQLSIAALGLCSQVNTHVFVDAAGRALLPAIVWQDGRAAQEAETLDSQLSPEQKQAWWGAPVPIDASHPLARMAWVAAHAPAEWEQTRWVLSPKDYCLLQLTGKVASDPVSSFGLVDQCGVYLEPLLALVPGAARRLPPLQPMERVLGLTLPERSRGLGVPVVTGTMDAWSNMFGSGVAGIGEGAYFSGTSEIITLVSDRRVATAGVLSFLPVADWYVHAGPTQSGGDSLRWFAECVGQAVDTVLAEAAAVDRSQGRLLFLPHLQGERAPLWDPYSRGSFLGIEADTGIGDMALAVLEGVACSARLLYDSVAEAAGRSYPFLYLGAVAVSRGCGARFVRMC
- a CDS encoding tryptophan synthase subunit alpha, with the protein product MSYLHCSQISDTPSEQQDSRRNRLDWRLASGRPLLTCYFPVGDPAMPPELLRIYADCGVDVVELGLPTADPFMDGAAVRNAMARGAANPDIYPALAATAGVVRSIDGGPAVLCMSYTAIDLDAFLQCAALPLLDGLLMLGLDACPRRDEILAVSRHHDIRQVRFVDWELDPAAVEAARASEAYLMLQAAPGPTGARQMLDPRNALHIKQLRARGLAQPILLGFGISTPQQAAEAVAMGANGVVIGSRCLQLAQQGPEVLSGFLRAVRESLDG
- a CDS encoding TonB-dependent receptor gives rise to the protein MAKGNGRAISAFLSCVTGLGVSGLCVNAVAAQPGATLEEVVVTARRRAESLQSTPVSVTAFTANELAARQISNISQIAEATPNLVFDSSAPISGSKSAASIFIRGIGQTDFALVTDPGVGLYLDGVYIARSVGGVLELADVEQVEVLRGPQGTLFGKNTIGGAINVISRKPGAELGGSVELKLGTDQRRDFKASVDLPLSDTLAVRLAYANLNQDGYVENLGGGPDLGDTDAQLGSLIVDFHPTENFSMIFAADATYRREQAMAQKILDFNPEAGAPTFAPFNGVIAPFLGVQPYDARYLVGGKFATSQGRNELARSDLDVYGVSLTLNYDFEAFSLKSITAQRGFDSQFGRDSDNSPFVIVETFDDMEHDQFSQEFQFSGVALDERLDWLLGAYYFQEDGDNLNLVRTAVLDIQSGGAIDSDSWALFAHSSYDLSDRLRLNVGARYTEETKRFTPDQQVLFNEFTQPLFGGAGFTDGQRILPFQEYSQDFDDFSVTAGLDYHWTDRLMTYISYSEGFKSGGFNQRVFPPREVPGSFDPEQVQVYELGAKWSNSADTIRLESAIFYTDYDDIQVKIIDVVAPGTGNAAAGEVYGGELELGLLLTPALELQFGLGYLDTQYTDFDNDFDPAQGIDEGDSFVNSPEWSLSGSLAYTASVGDLGELTLRGDWSYRDKVYNDAANTEAIAQQALHLFNAGVTYTTAAETWQLALQVRNLSDRSYLITGNNEFNGFGYVEGVYARPREWSLSVKRMF
- a CDS encoding AraC family transcriptional regulator codes for the protein MFQNAVTSPLEKYSVFASTRLDEVVDNVASAYCPHKLLLNDRASQVNARYHRFALRDTSLNFLQYGADVAINIGPFEEFYMLELPLAGRVRLQYGDQDYINRPGMAALLSPEKPVRSRWSSDCAEVMIKIDRRKLEGCLAEAIGCVPTQPLEFSPLIDLASPSGRAISEYVSYLVNQARENSPVLGFGPGVSSLEKTLFNLLLTCQPHNYTDALVAQRNPVLPHYVVKARDYIHAHLQGDIRVEELALAAGVTERALFYAFKRFVGVTPYAYVRNLRLEKVRQELTHSSSSTTITEIACKWGFSHMGRFARDYAQRFGEKPSATRRR